From Phycisphaerales bacterium, a single genomic window includes:
- a CDS encoding serine/threonine-protein kinase — protein sequence MDRKDLLASILVDEAIAASMVPWACPCHFGPEGRYRLQELVGVGRNSLVYRAHDRLMSSEGYNATVAVKIMKSAAVEREALTVRRVSHDHVLRVSERGVDPASGVQFLVMEYVEGGDLSKAEVPWDVKRAVRFMVKVARGVHAAHSASVVHCDLKPANILLTAEGEPKVSDFDLSASVLNPGTAVRGNYAFMSPEQYAGEVNALSPPSDVYALGGLLYYLLTGDLPNGTSHAEVAGAHLQGVAGRKPLPKGDLAAIVQRAMARDRDARHNSAGEFAEDLERWLRREPIPWLRSNPVKRTAMWCVRKPLHATGVAVALVAVCAGVWLKLYLGYKELERDRQAQAEAERLFKVQKEEAADRVVAAVENTMTLALGTPSSDRIDRLLPMLVFIDVLAGLPVLDNEHRVAISSQRVLQLQAELASLKNQGRGEHMDACLVRYALAYFLVNEGRGADALLVIPEIESLLLPRLAEGDPVRDGVAAMRLCAECLENPLVDAPDDTKLIRDKWRQLGKQRRNEPVRRLMQRVIKQLEPRVKLASGEGGG from the coding sequence ATGGATAGGAAGGACCTACTGGCGAGCATCCTGGTGGACGAGGCGATCGCGGCGTCAATGGTGCCTTGGGCGTGCCCCTGCCACTTCGGTCCCGAGGGCCGCTACCGGCTCCAGGAGCTGGTGGGGGTGGGCCGCAACTCTCTGGTGTACCGCGCCCATGACCGACTGATGTCGAGCGAGGGGTACAACGCCACTGTCGCGGTCAAGATCATGAAGTCGGCCGCCGTAGAGCGCGAGGCGCTCACGGTGCGTCGTGTGTCGCACGACCACGTCCTACGTGTCTCGGAGCGGGGCGTGGACCCCGCCTCCGGCGTGCAGTTCCTGGTCATGGAGTACGTGGAGGGGGGGGACCTCTCGAAGGCGGAGGTGCCGTGGGACGTCAAGCGCGCCGTCCGATTCATGGTGAAGGTCGCCAGGGGCGTGCACGCGGCCCACTCCGCGAGCGTGGTGCACTGCGATCTCAAGCCGGCGAACATCCTGCTCACAGCTGAAGGCGAGCCGAAAGTGTCGGACTTCGACCTTTCAGCCTCGGTGCTCAACCCGGGCACAGCGGTGCGGGGCAACTACGCGTTCATGTCCCCCGAGCAGTATGCGGGCGAGGTCAATGCGCTGTCGCCTCCATCGGACGTGTACGCGCTGGGGGGCCTGCTGTACTACCTGCTGACCGGCGACCTGCCCAACGGCACCTCGCACGCGGAGGTCGCTGGGGCGCACCTCCAGGGCGTCGCCGGCCGCAAGCCGCTCCCCAAAGGGGACCTCGCCGCGATCGTGCAGCGGGCCATGGCCCGCGACCGGGACGCGCGGCACAACTCCGCGGGCGAGTTCGCGGAAGATCTTGAGCGGTGGCTGCGGCGGGAGCCGATTCCATGGCTGCGCTCTAACCCGGTCAAGCGGACGGCCATGTGGTGCGTCCGAAAGCCGCTCCACGCCACCGGCGTCGCGGTTGCTCTCGTGGCGGTGTGCGCGGGCGTATGGCTGAAGCTCTACCTCGGGTACAAGGAGCTCGAACGCGACCGCCAGGCGCAGGCTGAGGCCGAGCGGCTCTTCAAGGTCCAGAAGGAGGAGGCCGCCGACCGTGTTGTCGCGGCCGTTGAGAACACGATGACCCTCGCACTTGGCACCCCGTCGAGTGACCGCATCGACCGGCTGCTACCGATGCTGGTGTTCATCGACGTGCTCGCCGGACTCCCAGTTCTGGACAACGAGCACCGAGTCGCGATCTCCTCCCAGCGGGTTCTTCAGCTACAGGCCGAGCTCGCTTCCCTGAAGAACCAGGGCCGCGGCGAGCACATGGACGCCTGCCTGGTGCGTTACGCGCTGGCGTACTTCCTGGTGAACGAGGGCCGTGGGGCCGACGCACTGCTGGTCATCCCCGAGATCGAGTCGTTGCTGCTGCCCCGGCTCGCGGAGGGCGATCCGGTCCGGGACGGGGTTGCTGCCATGCGGCTCTGTGCCGAGTGCCTTGAGAACCCGCTGGTGGACGCGCCCGACGACACCAAGCTGATCAGGGACAAGTGGCGGCAACTCGGGAAGCAGCGGCGGAACGAGCCGGTCCGACGCCTGATGCAACGGGTTATCAAGCAGCTTGAGCCTCGCGTGAAGCTGGCGTCGGGCGAGGGCGGCGGCTGA